Part of the Methanobacterium paludis genome is shown below.
ATTTCAGGGCTTCTATTGGTGTAATGTTCTTGATGGTGGACATGATATCACTTTTTGTTATATGTTGTTCTTCATTATTTAGATCTGGGATTCCATATTTTTTAAAAATTCTTAAATATTTCTGAAATTATAATATATAGTGGTAATTTCATTTTATCAATTAAATACTGGAGTAACATCCATGGAAAACCAGAAAACATCCAAAATCAAACTATTTCTAACTTTTATTTACATCCTTATATTCCCCGTAGCCCTCCTATTTATTTCAGGAAACTGGCTCTGGATTCAAGGATGGGTATTCAGTATCTGGTTTATAGGATTGTGTTATACCACCATAATCTATCTGTATCGCTACGACCCGGCACTCTTAGAAGAGAGGTACAGACAACCGGGAAGCGGTGAGGAGAAAAGGTGGGACAAGTATTTTATGTATATCCTGTTCCCCAGCTTCGTAATTTGGTTTTTAATCATGTCCTTAGATGCCCAAAGATTTGCCTGGACCATTAATTTCCCTATAGGGTTAGAAGCAGTGGGATTGATCCTTTTAATAGGTTCTGCCTTCTTTTTGTTTAGATCCTACAAGGACAACACCTTTGTATCTCCTCTGGTTAGGATACAATCAGAAAGAGATCAGAAAGTAGTCTCCACAGGAGTTTATGGATTCGTGAGACATCCCATGTATCTGGGAGGAATACTCTTATTTTTAGGGGCACCGCTGCTCCTGGGATCAGTGTATGGATTAATAGTTGGTATATTTCTCTCCCTCTTATTCGTGGCCCGTATCACGGGCGAAGAAAAGATGCTGTTAGAAGAATTAGAAGGATATCCAGATTATAAAAAGAAGGTTAAATACAGGCTAATTCCTTATATCTGGTAGTTAAACAAATTACCATAATATGGAATCAAGGTAAAGAAAAAGTATCTAGGGAAGGATAAGTATGAAAAGAAACATTATTCATATTTCAGATGTACATTTTGGAGATCCTACACATTCTGATGAGTTGGTATACAATTTAACGTCGCAAATTGAGGAAGAAAATCCAGATATGGTAATTTTTGCAGGGGACCTCACTTACGG
Proteins encoded:
- a CDS encoding methyltransferase family protein, whose amino-acid sequence is MENQKTSKIKLFLTFIYILIFPVALLFISGNWLWIQGWVFSIWFIGLCYTTIIYLYRYDPALLEERYRQPGSGEEKRWDKYFMYILFPSFVIWFLIMSLDAQRFAWTINFPIGLEAVGLILLIGSAFFLFRSYKDNTFVSPLVRIQSERDQKVVSTGVYGFVRHPMYLGGILLFLGAPLLLGSVYGLIVGIFLSLLFVARITGEEKMLLEELEGYPDYKKKVKYRLIPYIW